One segment of Vibrio mimicus DNA contains the following:
- the hslR gene encoding ribosome-associated heat shock protein Hsp15 — MSSSVDDVRLDKWLWAARFYKTRSLARNMVEGGKVHYNGQRTKPSKSVELGAQITLRQGHDEKTVIIEKISDQRRGAPEAQQLYRETDESIAKRERNAMLRQLNPSPDRRPDKKQRRDLLKFIHQ, encoded by the coding sequence ATGAGTTCCAGTGTAGATGACGTTAGGCTGGATAAATGGCTGTGGGCAGCAAGATTTTACAAAACACGCTCGCTAGCGCGAAATATGGTCGAAGGGGGCAAAGTCCACTATAATGGCCAGCGCACCAAACCCAGTAAATCGGTAGAACTTGGCGCACAGATCACATTACGCCAAGGACATGACGAGAAAACGGTCATTATCGAAAAGATCTCAGACCAACGTCGTGGTGCTCCTGAAGCGCAACAGCTCTACCGCGAGACAGATGAAAGCATCGCCAAGCGTGAACGTAACGCCATGCTGCGCCAGCTCAACCCGAGTCCGGATCGACGTCCTGACAAGAAGCAGCGCCGAGATCTACTCAAATTTATTCATCAGTAA
- the gspJ gene encoding type II secretion system minor pseudopilin GspJ, with amino-acid sequence MWRTNQSSSRQNMAGFTLIEVLVAIAIFASLSVGAYQVLNQVQRSNEISAERTARLAELQRAIVIMDADFRQMALRQFRTNGEAPSEQILQWKESLLDSDQHGLLFARLGWHNPQQQFPRGEVAKVGYRIYEHRLERVWWRYPDTPTGQEGLISPLLTGVDDWEVQFYLQGEWSNEWVPTNALPEAVKVTLKLQDYGDIERIYLTGGGSLNMTQEESAENGG; translated from the coding sequence ATGTGGCGAACTAATCAATCATCCTCTCGCCAGAACATGGCGGGCTTTACTTTGATTGAAGTGTTGGTGGCGATTGCCATTTTTGCCAGTTTGAGTGTTGGCGCGTATCAGGTACTGAATCAAGTCCAACGCAGCAATGAAATTTCCGCCGAGCGCACAGCGCGTTTGGCAGAATTGCAACGTGCCATCGTGATCATGGATGCCGATTTTCGGCAGATGGCACTGCGCCAATTCCGTACCAATGGTGAAGCGCCGAGCGAGCAAATTCTGCAATGGAAAGAGTCACTGCTCGACTCAGATCAACACGGCTTGCTGTTTGCGCGCTTAGGTTGGCATAACCCACAACAGCAATTTCCGCGTGGTGAAGTGGCGAAAGTGGGTTATCGCATTTACGAACATCGCTTAGAGCGGGTTTGGTGGCGTTATCCCGATACGCCAACGGGGCAGGAAGGATTGATTTCCCCCTTGTTGACAGGGGTGGATGATTGGGAAGTTCAGTTTTATTTGCAAGGTGAGTGGAGCAATGAGTGGGTACCGACCAATGCATTGCCGGAAGCGGTAAAAGTCACCTTAAAACTGCAAGATTATGGTGATATTGAACGGATCTACCTCACCGGAGGTGGTTCACTCAACATGACTCAAGAAGAGAGTGCTGAAAATGGTGGCTAA
- the gspG gene encoding type II secretion system major pseudopilin GspG, translating into MKKMRKQTGFTLLEVMVVVVILGILASFVVPNLLGNKEKADQQKAVTDIVALENALDMFKLDNSVYPTTDQGLEALVTKPTNPEPRNYRDGGYIKRLPKDPWGNDYQYLSPGDKGNIDVFTLGADGQEGGEGTAADIGNWNIQDFQ; encoded by the coding sequence ATGAAAAAAATGCGTAAACAAACGGGTTTTACCCTTCTCGAAGTGATGGTCGTGGTCGTTATTCTGGGTATTCTGGCCAGCTTTGTGGTACCTAACCTACTGGGTAACAAAGAAAAGGCAGACCAGCAGAAAGCGGTTACGGATATCGTGGCATTAGAAAATGCACTGGATATGTTCAAGCTCGATAACAGCGTTTACCCAACGACCGATCAAGGGCTAGAGGCGTTAGTGACTAAGCCAACCAATCCCGAACCACGCAACTACCGTGACGGTGGTTACATCAAACGTCTGCCAAAAGATCCTTGGGGCAACGATTATCAATATTTGAGCCCAGGTGATAAAGGCAATATTGATGTGTTCACTTTAGGGGCGGATGGTCAAGAAGGCGGTGAAGGCACCGCAGCTGATATCGGCAACTGGAACATTCAAGATTTCCAATAA
- the gspK gene encoding type II secretion system minor pseudopilin GspK translates to MVAKQRGVALIVVLLLLAVMVSIAATMAERLFSQFQRATHQLNYQQAYWYSLGVEALAKKGIEQSYQDSETINLSQPWALKEQTYPLDYGQVRGKIRDMQACFNLNALAGVKLTPDSVKKPYLLTVLQALLEELEVESYQAETIADSTLEFIDQDDAVRTSYGVEDSYYESMQPAYMTANTWLADASEWRAVQQMGGKAMNDALPYVCALPTDEFRLNVNTLPAEQAALLAAMFSPALSEESAKTLLEGRPFDGWASIDDFLAQSALTGIDNAIREEAKKYLSVDSHYFELDAQVLVDASRVRIRSLFYSNDKKTATVVRRRFGGISERVSDRSAE, encoded by the coding sequence ATGGTGGCTAAGCAGCGCGGCGTTGCGCTGATTGTGGTTTTGTTGCTGCTCGCAGTGATGGTTTCTATCGCGGCGACCATGGCTGAGCGCCTATTTAGCCAGTTTCAGCGTGCGACGCATCAGCTCAATTATCAGCAAGCCTACTGGTACAGCCTTGGCGTGGAAGCGTTAGCCAAGAAAGGCATAGAGCAGAGCTATCAAGACAGTGAAACCATCAACCTAAGCCAGCCATGGGCGCTTAAAGAGCAAACCTATCCGTTGGATTATGGACAAGTGCGCGGCAAGATCCGTGATATGCAAGCGTGCTTTAATCTCAATGCGTTAGCTGGCGTTAAGTTGACACCAGATAGCGTGAAGAAGCCGTATTTGCTGACGGTGCTTCAAGCGCTACTTGAAGAGTTAGAGGTGGAGAGTTACCAAGCCGAAACGATTGCTGACTCAACGTTGGAGTTTATTGATCAAGATGATGCAGTACGCACCTCGTATGGGGTGGAAGACAGCTACTACGAGTCGATGCAGCCCGCTTATATGACGGCAAATACTTGGTTGGCGGATGCGAGTGAATGGCGTGCGGTGCAGCAAATGGGCGGTAAAGCGATGAACGATGCTTTGCCCTATGTTTGTGCGTTGCCAACCGATGAATTTCGCTTGAATGTGAACACCTTACCAGCAGAACAAGCGGCATTGTTGGCGGCGATGTTTAGCCCTGCGCTGAGTGAAGAGAGCGCCAAAACCTTGTTGGAAGGGCGACCTTTCGATGGCTGGGCGAGTATCGATGATTTTCTTGCTCAATCAGCACTCACGGGGATCGATAATGCGATTCGTGAGGAAGCGAAAAAATACCTTAGTGTGGATAGCCACTACTTTGAATTAGATGCACAGGTGCTGGTAGATGCCTCTCGCGTGCGGATCCGCAGCCTGTTTTACAGTAACGATAAAAAAACTGCGACGGTAGTACGCCGTCGATTTGGAGGGATCAGTGAGCGAGTTTCTGACCGTTCGGCTGAGTAG
- the gspF gene encoding type II secretion system inner membrane protein GspF, whose product MAAFEYKALDAKGRHKKGVIEGDNARQVRQRLKEQGLVPIEVMETQTKAARNRSQGFAFKRGISTPDLALITRQLATLVQSGMPLEECLRAVAEQSEKPRIRTMLVAVRAKVTEGYTLSDSLGDYPHVFDELFRSMVAAGEKSGHLDSVLERLADYAENRQKMRSKLQQAMIYPVVLVVFAVGIVAFLLAAVVPKIVGQFVQMGQALPASTQFLLDASDFLQHWGIWLLISLMLLIYLVRWLLTKPDIRLRWDRRVISLPVIGKIARGLNTARFARTLSICTSSAIPILDGMRVAVDVMTNQFVKQQVLAAAENVREGSSLRKALEQTKLFPPMMLHMIASGEQSGELEGMLTRAADNQDNSFESTVNIALGIFTPALIALMAGMVLFIVMATLMPILEMNNLMSR is encoded by the coding sequence ATGGCCGCGTTTGAATACAAAGCGCTGGATGCCAAAGGGCGCCATAAAAAAGGCGTGATTGAAGGCGATAATGCGCGCCAAGTACGTCAACGCCTGAAAGAACAAGGCTTAGTACCCATCGAGGTGATGGAAACCCAAACCAAAGCCGCACGCAATCGCAGCCAAGGTTTTGCGTTCAAGCGTGGGATCAGTACGCCGGATCTGGCGTTGATCACTCGTCAATTGGCGACCTTAGTGCAATCTGGCATGCCACTGGAAGAGTGTTTACGCGCGGTTGCCGAACAGTCGGAAAAACCGCGTATTCGCACCATGTTAGTGGCCGTTCGCGCTAAGGTAACCGAAGGTTACACCCTCTCTGATAGTTTGGGGGATTACCCGCACGTGTTCGATGAGCTGTTTCGTTCTATGGTTGCGGCGGGCGAAAAATCTGGCCACCTCGATTCCGTTCTTGAACGTTTAGCGGATTACGCCGAAAACCGTCAGAAGATGCGCTCTAAACTGCAACAAGCCATGATTTATCCTGTGGTGTTGGTGGTGTTTGCGGTCGGGATCGTCGCGTTTTTGTTGGCAGCGGTAGTGCCAAAAATCGTGGGGCAGTTTGTGCAAATGGGACAAGCCTTGCCGGCGTCAACTCAATTTTTACTCGATGCCAGTGATTTTCTGCAACATTGGGGAATTTGGCTACTCATTAGCTTAATGCTGTTGATTTATCTGGTGCGTTGGTTGTTAACCAAGCCAGATATTCGCTTGCGTTGGGATCGCCGAGTGATTTCGCTGCCGGTGATTGGCAAAATTGCCCGTGGTTTGAACACCGCTCGTTTTGCGCGCACGTTGTCAATTTGTACTTCGAGTGCCATTCCTATTTTGGACGGTATGCGCGTCGCCGTGGATGTGATGACCAACCAGTTTGTGAAACAGCAAGTATTGGCGGCGGCAGAAAACGTGCGTGAGGGTTCAAGCCTTCGTAAAGCGCTGGAACAAACCAAACTTTTCCCACCAATGATGCTGCACATGATTGCCAGTGGTGAACAGAGTGGTGAATTGGAAGGCATGCTGACACGTGCTGCGGATAACCAAGACAACAGTTTTGAGTCAACGGTCAATATTGCGCTAGGTATCTTTACCCCAGCCTTGATAGCACTGATGGCGGGTATGGTGCTGTTTATTGTGATGGCGACCCTGATGCCGATTTTGGAAATGAATAACTTAATGAGTCGTTAA
- the hslO gene encoding Hsp33 family molecular chaperone HslO: MANNTLHRYLFEDLSVRGELVQLDETYQHMLSSQEYPAAVKHLIGELLVATSLLTATLKFEGSITLQLQGNGPVSLVVINGDNNQQVRGVARWQGDIDDNANLHDLLGKGHLVITIEPKQGERYQGVVGLEGDTLTEVLEGYFLRSEQLKTRLWLRVGEHEGKACAAGMLLQIVPDGKGSAEDFEHLEQLTDTIKDEELFALPAEELLYRLYNQDKVQLFTPQPVRFRCGCSRERSAAAIVTVAREEINDILAQDGAVALHCDYCGTTYSFDAAQVAELYASQSSNGSTLH, translated from the coding sequence ATGGCGAACAACACGCTACATCGCTATCTATTTGAAGACCTCTCTGTGCGTGGTGAGTTAGTTCAACTGGATGAAACTTATCAGCACATGCTTTCCAGTCAGGAATACCCTGCCGCAGTAAAACACCTGATCGGCGAGTTGCTGGTTGCAACCTCACTGCTTACTGCCACCCTGAAATTTGAAGGCTCTATCACCCTGCAACTGCAAGGCAATGGCCCTGTCTCTCTGGTGGTCATCAACGGTGATAACAATCAACAAGTGCGTGGTGTAGCGCGCTGGCAAGGCGATATTGACGACAATGCCAATCTGCATGACTTGCTCGGCAAAGGTCACCTCGTGATCACGATTGAACCTAAGCAAGGTGAGCGCTATCAAGGGGTGGTTGGCTTGGAAGGTGATACCCTTACCGAAGTGCTCGAAGGCTACTTCCTACGTTCTGAGCAGCTAAAAACACGTTTGTGGCTCCGTGTCGGTGAGCATGAAGGCAAAGCCTGTGCGGCTGGCATGCTGCTGCAAATCGTACCCGATGGCAAAGGCTCAGCAGAAGATTTTGAGCACTTAGAACAATTGACTGACACCATCAAGGACGAAGAGTTATTTGCTCTACCAGCAGAAGAGCTGCTGTATCGTCTTTACAACCAAGACAAAGTTCAACTGTTCACACCGCAACCAGTCCGCTTCCGCTGTGGTTGCTCACGTGAGCGCAGTGCAGCAGCGATTGTCACGGTCGCTCGTGAAGAAATTAATGACATCCTCGCCCAAGATGGCGCTGTAGCTCTGCATTGTGATTATTGCGGCACAACCTACTCATTTGATGCTGCGCAAGTGGCTGAATTGTATGCTTCACAATCATCAAATGGTTCAACATTGCATTAA
- the gspH gene encoding type II secretion system minor pseudopilin GspH has protein sequence MTATRGFTLLEILLVLVLISVSAVAVIATFPVSVKDEAKISAQSFYQRLLLLNEEAILSGQDFGVRVDADARSLTFLQLTADKGWQKWQNDKMTNQTTLKEGLQLDFELGGGAWQKDDRLFNPGSLFDEEMFAEQKEEKQEPPPQLFVLSSGEVTPFVLHIFPKGQSHDEQWRVEAQENGTLRLLAPGESDEE, from the coding sequence ATGACAGCGACACGCGGTTTTACTTTGCTGGAAATTTTGCTGGTGCTGGTACTGATTTCGGTCAGTGCGGTGGCGGTGATCGCGACCTTTCCGGTTTCCGTGAAAGATGAAGCGAAAATCAGTGCACAGAGCTTCTATCAGCGTCTGTTGCTGCTTAATGAAGAAGCGATTCTGAGTGGGCAGGATTTTGGGGTGCGAGTGGATGCGGATGCGCGAAGTCTGACCTTTTTGCAACTGACCGCCGACAAAGGTTGGCAAAAGTGGCAAAACGACAAGATGACCAACCAAACCACGCTCAAAGAAGGCTTGCAGCTCGATTTTGAACTTGGTGGTGGTGCTTGGCAAAAAGATGATCGCCTGTTTAATCCCGGATCCCTGTTTGATGAAGAGATGTTTGCTGAGCAAAAAGAAGAAAAACAAGAACCGCCGCCACAACTGTTTGTGCTGTCGAGCGGTGAGGTAACCCCATTTGTGTTGCACATTTTCCCCAAAGGTCAGTCACACGATGAACAGTGGCGAGTTGAAGCGCAAGAAAATGGCACACTGCGCCTGTTGGCACCGGGAGAGAGTGATGAAGAATAA
- the gspI gene encoding type II secretion system minor pseudopilin GspI, which translates to MKNKRGFTLLEVLVALAIFATAAISVIRSVSQHINTVNYLEEKMFASMVADNQMAQVILSPQSLAAREGSEQMAGRTWYWKLSPVKTADNLLKAFDVSVATEKGATPVVTVRSYVAN; encoded by the coding sequence ATGAAGAATAAGCGCGGTTTTACCTTGCTTGAAGTCTTGGTGGCGCTGGCGATTTTTGCAACGGCGGCGATCAGCGTGATCCGCTCAGTCAGCCAGCACATCAATACCGTCAACTATCTGGAAGAGAAAATGTTTGCTTCCATGGTGGCGGATAACCAGATGGCACAAGTGATACTCAGCCCACAATCTTTAGCGGCGCGTGAGGGCAGTGAGCAGATGGCCGGACGGACTTGGTACTGGAAGCTTAGTCCAGTCAAAACCGCCGACAATCTGCTCAAAGCCTTTGATGTCAGTGTGGCTACAGAAAAAGGCGCGACCCCTGTCGTGACGGTGCGCAGCTATGTGGCGAACTAA
- the gspD gene encoding type II secretion system secretin GspD — protein sequence MKFWLKKSSWLLASSLLSAPLAMANEFSASFKGTDIQEFINIVGRNLEKTIIVDPSVRGKVDVRSFDTLNEEQYYSFFLSVLEVYGFAVVEMDNGVLKVIKSKDAKTSAIPVLSGEERANGDSVITQVVAVKNVSVRELSPLLRQLIDNAGAGNVVHYDPANIILITGRAAVVNRLAEIIRRVDQAGDKEIEVVELNNASAAEMVRIVEALNKTADAQNTPEFLKPKFVADERTNSILISGDPKVRERLKRLIKQLDVEMAAKGNNRVVYLKYAKAEDLVDVLKGVSDNLQAEKGTGQPTTSKRNEVMIAAHADTNSLVITAPQDIMNAMLEVIGQLDIRRAQVLIEALIVEMSEGDGINLGVQWGSLESGSVIQYGNTGASIGNVMIGLEEAKDTTETKAVYDTDNNFLRNETTTTKGDYSTLASALSGIQGAAVSIALGDWTALINAVSNDSKSNILSSPSITVMDNGEASFIVGEEVPVITGSTAGSNNDNPFQTVDRKEVGIKLKVVPQINEGNSVQLNIEQEVSNVLGANGAVDVRFAKRQLNTSVMIQDGQMLVLGGLIDERAVESESKVPLLGDIPVLGQLFRSTSSQVEKKNLMVFIKPTIIRDGVTADGITQRKYNYIRAEQLFRAEKGLRLLDDASVPVLPKFGDDRRHPPEIQAFIDQMEVEQ from the coding sequence GTGAAATTTTGGCTGAAAAAGAGTTCATGGCTGTTGGCGAGCAGTTTGCTGTCTGCACCTCTAGCGATGGCAAACGAGTTTAGTGCCAGCTTTAAAGGCACCGACATTCAAGAGTTTATCAATATTGTTGGGCGCAATCTTGAGAAGACCATCATTGTCGATCCTTCGGTGCGTGGCAAAGTGGATGTGCGCAGTTTTGATACCTTGAACGAAGAGCAATATTACAGTTTTTTCCTCAGTGTGCTCGAAGTGTATGGTTTCGCTGTCGTTGAAATGGATAACGGCGTGCTGAAAGTGATCAAATCTAAGGACGCGAAAACCTCGGCAATTCCGGTGTTAAGTGGCGAAGAGCGCGCCAACGGTGACTCGGTGATCACTCAAGTGGTCGCGGTGAAAAATGTGTCGGTACGTGAACTCTCCCCATTATTACGCCAACTGATTGATAATGCTGGAGCGGGTAACGTGGTGCATTATGATCCGGCGAATATCATTTTGATCACGGGTCGCGCTGCCGTTGTGAACCGGTTGGCGGAAATTATCCGCCGCGTAGACCAAGCCGGAGATAAAGAGATTGAAGTGGTTGAGCTGAATAACGCATCAGCCGCTGAAATGGTGCGTATTGTCGAAGCGCTCAACAAAACCGCGGATGCGCAAAACACCCCAGAATTTTTGAAACCCAAGTTTGTTGCTGATGAGCGGACTAATTCAATTTTGATTTCTGGTGATCCGAAAGTGCGTGAACGCCTCAAGCGCCTAATTAAACAGCTTGATGTGGAAATGGCTGCCAAAGGCAATAACCGTGTGGTGTACTTGAAATACGCGAAAGCTGAAGATCTGGTCGATGTGCTGAAAGGTGTATCAGACAATCTGCAAGCGGAAAAAGGAACGGGTCAGCCAACCACTTCAAAGCGTAATGAAGTGATGATTGCCGCACACGCCGACACCAACTCGTTAGTGATCACTGCGCCGCAAGATATTATGAATGCAATGCTTGAGGTGATCGGTCAGTTGGATATTCGCCGTGCGCAAGTATTGATTGAAGCCCTGATTGTCGAAATGTCCGAAGGGGATGGCATCAACCTGGGGGTGCAGTGGGGGTCTTTGGAAAGTGGCTCAGTGATCCAATATGGCAATACCGGCGCTTCGATTGGTAATGTGATGATCGGTCTTGAAGAAGCCAAAGATACAACAGAAACTAAAGCCGTTTATGACACTGATAATAACTTTTTAAGAAATGAAACAACGACGACAAAAGGAGATTACTCAACTTTGGCTTCTGCGCTTTCGGGTATCCAAGGAGCGGCGGTCAGCATTGCTCTGGGGGATTGGACGGCGTTAATCAACGCTGTGTCGAACGACTCCAAATCCAACATCCTGTCATCACCGAGTATTACTGTGATGGATAACGGCGAGGCTTCCTTTATTGTGGGTGAAGAAGTGCCCGTAATCACCGGCTCTACCGCTGGTTCTAATAACGACAACCCATTCCAAACCGTGGATCGTAAAGAGGTCGGTATCAAGCTCAAAGTGGTACCGCAGATCAACGAAGGTAACTCAGTACAGCTCAATATTGAGCAGGAAGTCTCTAACGTGCTCGGTGCGAATGGTGCGGTGGATGTTCGTTTTGCCAAACGTCAGCTCAACACATCGGTGATGATTCAAGATGGCCAAATGCTGGTGCTGGGTGGCTTAATTGATGAACGAGCAGTAGAGAGTGAATCTAAAGTGCCACTGTTAGGGGATATTCCAGTGCTGGGGCAGTTGTTCCGTTCCACCAGCTCACAAGTGGAAAAGAAAAACCTGATGGTGTTTATCAAGCCCACTATTATTCGTGATGGTGTGACAGCCGATGGTATCACTCAACGTAAATACAACTACATCCGCGCTGAGCAGTTGTTCCGTGCTGAAAAAGGTTTGCGTTTGCTGGATGATGCTAGCGTGCCTGTCTTGCCAAAATTTGGCGATGACCGCCGTCATCCACCGGAAATCCAAGCCTTTATTGATCAGATGGAAGTTGAGCAATGA
- the gspC gene encoding type II secretion system protein GspC, which produces MEIKQLPPLATWPRLISQNAARWQKTISEGLTLLLLVASAWTLGKMVWLIQGEQTQVPSWSPTLSDLKSDRQPLDISVLQKGELFGVFTEPKEAPVVEQPVVVDAPKTRLNLVLSGVVASNEAQKSLAVIANRGVQATYGLNEVIEGTQAKLKAVMPDRVIISNAGRDETLMLDGVDYSSPTAPSASNTQKTRPNQTIPAPQFEEKLDAIREAIARNPQEIFQYVRLSQVKRDDKVLGYRVSPGKDPALFESIGLQDGDIAVALNGMDLTDPSVMNTVFQSMNEMTEINLTVERDGQQHDVYIQF; this is translated from the coding sequence ATGGAAATTAAACAACTTCCTCCGCTTGCAACGTGGCCGCGTTTGATAAGCCAAAACGCGGCGCGATGGCAAAAAACCATCAGTGAAGGATTAACCTTGCTGCTGTTGGTCGCTTCCGCTTGGACACTTGGCAAAATGGTCTGGTTGATCCAAGGGGAGCAAACGCAAGTCCCAAGCTGGAGTCCAACGCTTTCTGACCTAAAATCAGATCGCCAGCCACTCGATATCAGCGTACTACAAAAAGGCGAACTGTTTGGCGTGTTTACCGAACCGAAAGAAGCTCCTGTAGTCGAGCAGCCAGTGGTCGTCGATGCACCGAAAACCCGTTTGAATTTGGTGCTCTCTGGGGTGGTCGCCAGTAATGAAGCGCAAAAAAGTTTAGCGGTGATCGCTAATCGTGGCGTACAGGCGACTTATGGGCTCAATGAAGTGATTGAAGGGACACAAGCAAAACTGAAGGCGGTGATGCCAGATCGTGTCATTATCAGTAATGCGGGACGAGATGAAACCTTAATGCTAGATGGGGTGGATTATTCCAGCCCAACAGCGCCGTCTGCGTCGAACACACAAAAAACTCGGCCCAATCAAACCATCCCTGCTCCGCAATTTGAGGAGAAGTTAGATGCAATTCGTGAAGCAATAGCACGAAATCCGCAGGAAATTTTTCAATATGTACGCCTGTCTCAGGTAAAACGGGATGATAAAGTGCTCGGCTACCGAGTAAGCCCAGGAAAAGATCCAGCATTGTTTGAATCGATTGGTCTGCAAGATGGCGATATTGCAGTTGCACTTAATGGTATGGATCTGACCGATCCGAGTGTAATGAACACAGTATTTCAGTCGATGAATGAGATGACTGAAATTAATCTAACGGTTGAACGTGATGGTCAACAACACGATGTTTATATTCAATTTTAA
- the gspE gene encoding type II secretion system ATPase GspE, which produces MTELVISPAERQSIRRLPFSFANRFKLVLDWNEDFSQASIFYLPPLSMEALVETKRVVKDTFQLIALSQAEFESKLTQVYQRDSSEARQLMEDIGADSDDFFSLAEELPQNEDLLESEDDAPIIKLINAMLGEAIKEGASDIHIETFEKTLSIRFRVDGVLREVLAPSRKLSSLLVSRVKVMAKLDIAEKRVPQDGRISLRIGGRAVDVRVSTMPSSHGERVVMRLLDKNATRLDLHSLGMTPRNHDNFRRLIKRPHGIILVTGPTGSGKSTTLYAGLQELNSSERNILTVEDPIEFDIDGIGQTQVNPRVDMTFARGLRAILRQDPDVVMVGEIRDLETAQIAVQASLTGHLVMSTLHTNTAVGAVTRLRDMGIEPFLISSSLLGVLAQRLVRTLCSDCKEPYEADKEQRKLFDSKKKEPLILYRATGCPKCNHKGYRGRTGIHELLLVDEALQELIHSEAGEQAMEKHIRATTPSIRDDGLDKVRQGITSLEEVMRVTKES; this is translated from the coding sequence ATGACCGAACTGGTGATCTCCCCCGCTGAGCGGCAGTCGATACGTCGTCTGCCATTTAGCTTTGCCAATCGCTTCAAGTTGGTATTGGATTGGAATGAGGATTTCTCACAAGCCAGTATTTTCTACTTGCCGCCACTTTCAATGGAAGCATTGGTCGAAACCAAACGGGTGGTTAAAGATACTTTCCAACTGATTGCTCTGTCGCAAGCGGAATTTGAAAGCAAGCTAACTCAAGTCTATCAGCGTGACTCTTCAGAAGCGCGACAACTGATGGAAGACATCGGCGCCGACAGCGATGATTTCTTCTCGCTGGCGGAAGAGCTGCCACAAAACGAAGATTTGCTAGAAAGTGAAGACGATGCGCCGATCATCAAGCTGATCAACGCCATGTTGGGCGAAGCGATCAAAGAAGGCGCATCGGATATCCATATCGAAACGTTTGAAAAGACACTGTCAATCCGTTTTCGGGTTGATGGTGTACTGCGTGAAGTGCTAGCGCCTAGCCGTAAGCTTTCATCATTGTTGGTATCACGGGTCAAGGTAATGGCGAAACTCGACATTGCTGAAAAACGTGTGCCACAAGATGGACGAATTTCGCTGCGTATCGGTGGCCGTGCGGTGGATGTGCGGGTTTCGACCATGCCATCATCACATGGCGAGCGAGTGGTTATGCGTTTGCTGGATAAAAACGCGACCCGATTGGATCTGCATAGTTTAGGTATGACCCCAAGAAACCATGACAATTTCCGCCGTCTGATCAAACGACCGCACGGGATTATCTTGGTGACCGGCCCAACTGGTTCGGGTAAATCAACCACCTTGTACGCTGGTTTGCAGGAGCTTAACAGCAGCGAGCGCAATATCTTAACTGTCGAAGACCCGATCGAATTTGATATCGACGGTATCGGCCAGACTCAAGTCAATCCAAGGGTAGACATGACTTTCGCACGTGGCCTACGCGCTATTTTGCGTCAAGACCCCGATGTGGTGATGGTGGGGGAAATTCGAGACTTGGAAACCGCACAAATTGCGGTACAAGCTTCGTTGACGGGTCACTTAGTGATGTCGACCCTGCACACCAATACCGCAGTGGGTGCGGTGACACGGCTGCGTGATATGGGTATCGAGCCCTTTTTGATCTCCTCTTCACTGCTCGGTGTGTTGGCACAGCGCTTGGTGCGCACCTTGTGCTCCGATTGCAAAGAGCCTTACGAAGCGGATAAAGAACAGCGCAAGCTGTTCGATAGCAAGAAGAAAGAGCCACTCATTCTTTATCGCGCTACCGGTTGCCCAAAGTGTAACCACAAAGGCTACCGTGGCCGAACTGGTATTCATGAACTGTTGCTGGTTGACGAAGCGCTGCAAGAGTTGATTCATAGCGAAGCGGGTGAGCAGGCGATGGAGAAACACATTCGCGCTACCACGCCGAGCATTCGTGATGACGGTTTGGATAAAGTTCGCCAAGGCATTACTTCGCTAGAAGAAGTGATGCGGGTAACTAAGGAGTCCTAA